The region GgacaggtttggaaaccctggtggcacagtggttaagtgctacggctgctaaccaaagggtcggcggttaaaatccgccaggcgctccttggaaactctatggggcagttctactctatcctacagggttgctgagtcggaatcgactccatggcactgggtttttttttttggtttttaggggacAGGTGgcgccctggtgacgcagtagttaagagctcagctgcaaaccaaaaggtcagcagttcaaatccaccagccgctccctggaatcctatggggcagttctactctgtcctgtagggttgttacgagtcagaattgactcgatggcgaggggtctggtttttgtttttgctttttttttaaatggaccaGGTACTTTTCTAAGCTTAGTATGTGTAATAACTCCTTAAACTTAACAactctacagatgaagaaactgaggcacagagagattacccaggttcacacagctagtaagcagcAGAGCCCTGTTCTATCCTCAGGCAGAGCTCTTCACCACCACACTGCACTGCTTTCATGTTTCTAATAACATGCAGGGTGATTCGCTGTGCCAAGTTTGCCCATTTTAAAGCAAGACTTTGACAGTCTCACTCAACGAGAttccaaataatttttaagaCTATGATTAAAAGCAAGTAACGTACGAGTGATATTAACTTGAACAGCACTGTGGCAGAAGCACGCTGGCTTTGGAGCTAGGGAAACAAATTCTAGTTTGCCTTTAACAAGCCTTGTGATCTCGGGGTTACCACATAACTGCTCAGTGGCTTTGTCTGCTGCATTTGCAAAGTGAGGTTAAACAGGTATTTGTCCTACTTATCTCACTGGGAAATTGTGAGGGTCAGATGTAACAAACACAAGTGCATGAACTTCCATCAGCAAGTCAGACTTTTAGGGATGCTCTGCTGCCTTGGAGGAGGCCTGGTCACGCAGTGgttgagctatggctgctaaccaaaatgttggcagttcaaatctaccaggcactccttggaaaccctatggggcagttctattctgtcctacagggttgctatgagtctgaattgactcgactgcaatggtttttttttctccctacttTGGACTATTCTTAGGAatatcaaaaatattaaatatgagaAGACAAAGAATAATTGGAAAAATTAAGCCTTATTAACCTACCTTAGTATAAACTCCTTCAGTCAGATTTCTTTTAACATAATTGAAATGAGCTACATTTGGGGAACTGGAATACTGAGTGTGTTATACCATCGTAAGAGAATGGGGCCGTAAAAGGTGGGTATCTGTGGGACCAGCGTCTTCACCATGAAGTGTTCCCTGACTTTAAGCTATCTGAGGGTCACTGAGCAAGGACGAAGGATACAAGAATAGGTGACACACACGTATTAAGTACGTATTAGGTaccagctaaggagccctggtggtgcagtggttaaagtgtttggctgctaaccaaaaggtgggtattttgaacccgccagcccctccacaggagaaggacgtggcagtctgcttctgtacagattaacagccttggaaaccctacggaggcagttctgctccatcctagagggtcattatgagacggaactgactccacagcagtgggtttggttttttggtaccagCCAGATGCTTCATACGTGTTGTCTAATTTAATCCTGACAAAGCCCCACAAGGTAGCTACTGccgccccactttacagatgaggaaactggcacAGAAAGGGTATGTGACCTACCTGGAAGGAACCAGGCAACTTCAAGTTTCTTTCTTATATCTCTTTAATACCCAATTTCACCTAACATTCTGGTGGCCTTCCAACtgattaaaaataatgaataacCCAATACAAATACCTCAGTAGCAAATCCATGGAAATGACTATTATTTGAACAtctgaaataagtcaattttaAAGTAGGGAATATAAAGAACATGAAGGCCAGTCCAAGGTGTCAGTCcagaaaaaataaactaatacataaaaacacattaaaatgtacaggagaaaaaaacaaagtcggccaaaatcaaatatttattgaatgctgtttagaattatggaaaccctggtagcgtagcggttaagtgcaatggctgctagccaggaggtcagcagttagaatctaccaggcgctccatggaaactctatggggcagttctactctgttctacagggttgctatgagttggaatcaactcgacggcagtgggtttggcttttttgggggTTTAGAATTACATAATATAGAAAAGTTACACAATATCAAGAAACTGGAGAGAATGGTGGGTGGGAAATCAGTGAGAAAAATACAAAGCATACCTCGATTCCTACTGTGTGATGAAGAATGCTAACTAAAAGAACATGCTCCATCATCAGCCGGGTGGGCATGGCCACGTCAGTAACACACGCACTCATGAGGACACCTGTTAGAGTGTCATTCATATCTTTCCTACTGTTAGCCATATACAGTTCCTCCAGCTGTCCACTTATAGAGGCCATGTTTGGTTCACTCAGCCTGTATAGGATTGTAATTACAAACAGCAAAAATGTTTACAATTAATTAttttcaatgaaattaaaaaaaaaaaagcaaagacttaTCAACGCTATCAGTACACCCTTTTTTATGTGGTTTTGAGCCATAAACAATTCTTATCTTGCCTTAATAACCTAGCATACACAGACCATGACCACACAACACTCTGGAACCTTGAAAGAGTGTAACTGCTGGGGATGAGGCCGCGATGAATCCTACACAGGACTCTCTTTAAGGCCACAATGAGAATATTCCACTGTGCATCCTGATCTAATGTCCCCACGTAGAGGCAGGGAACCATCCTTAGATAGTATTTGTTGGTTGGAAAAAGTGCCACTCTTCCATTTTTTTAGACAGCATAAAAATCCTTAGTTTCTAACACTGAGAAAAGGTTGCTCCATCTTAATGGGTGGGGCGGGAAAGAGTACATACGCACATGGAGGATTGTTCACCCAAATGAACACTGAAATGGCATATTAGGTCAACTTCCAAGATgttctggttttattttaaaaagaaaacaaacagcgtGCCCTATGGGGAAGGGGGAGGTACGGCTACAAAGGGACAGCATGAGGGAGCCCTGTAGTGCTGAAAGCGTTCTGCATCTTGAGTGTGACGGTGGTTACGTGACTCTACACATGCAAAAAccgcacagaaacacacacacgaaCGAGTGCAAAATGAACACACCTAAAACTGATGAAATCTCAGTCAACTCTGTGGATTGTACCTATGTCAATttcctgtttggttttttttttaatttcaattaaaaaaattttttaaaaatggtaattATGCAACATGTTACCTTCAAGGGAAATTGGGTGAAGAGTACACAGAACCTCCCAGTATGCTTTTTGCAACTTtttgtgaatctataattatttcaaaacaaaaagttacacaaaaagaaaataataaaataatacagcAATACATGTTAAAAATCTGGCAAAACTAAGATATGTTGTTAGAAGTCAGGACAGTGGTTACCTGAGTGACTGTGAATTGGGGCAGGAGGGTGGCTTCTGAGGTGAGAGCAGTGAGAAAGAACTGGAGAAGGGACATCAGCAGGTGAGAGACTTTAACTACTTTTTCAAACACAGAGAGCAACAGAGGAGGGATAACTAATAAAAGCCCCACCTACATGGTttctggagccccggtggtgcagtggttaagagctcagctgctagccaaaaaaaaggttggcagttcaaatccactagccgctccgtggaaaccctatggggcagctctatgctctcctatagggccactgtgagtcggaatccacttgacgacaacgggttttgttttgggtttacaAGACTTCTAATCAACTTTGTTTTATTCTTAAATTgagtaacaaaaacaaacaaacaaaaaaacccaggtatGAGGTATgagcagggggtgggggaagtGGTGAAAGACCAAGTGCCTGGTAGGGCTGACAAACACAGATCTGCAGTAAAGGAGCCTGTCAACCGCTTGACCccattcttttgtgactgacatgcTTCTCCTCAGAATGACAACGTAAGCACCTAAATTGCTTTCAAACTCTGAAGAGATTCAAAGTGCCAAAAAGTTGTGTGCCATTTTCTTAACCAGGCATTGGGTCTGGCAGCATAAGAATAGAAAAGATCCAATCAACTAGTACAATTCCAGCctccattatttattttaatttctcgGACAGTTTCTGTATTTTGAGAAAACAATCGACCTCTTTGAGCAATGCTATATAACAATTCTGCAAGTTACCTGTTAACTAGgccttttacttgtttctttaaCCGCTCCAGTTCCTCCTTTTTCTGAGCGTCCACTTTTTCCTCAGCTCGCCTCACAGGAGGTGGAATATATTTCTGACCACTTTCACAAAGGCTCTGGTTAAAAGGACAGAAATACACGACAAAATAATCTACATTACATaaatcccatttttttttccttgttaaatGCACATTTAAATTCTAAATTCCGAGAAGCGGAAGAATTTATTACTGACCGTTGCTATTTATTAAACAtcagatatttactgagtgtttatTTCAGTCCTGCATAAGCCTTCTCATTGTTCATGTTACTGCCAATACATTTATCATCTTGTTTTCCCCTCTGTACACCTGTTTGTACAACTCTGgtatctgtcttatagtccacaaTGCCTTTTGCCCAGGCTTAATTTGCTGCAGGCCTGGCAGCATCCTAAGGACTTAAACTGAATTTATCACCAGTTTTGGAGGGAAAGTATCCTAAGATAGTTTCATACTTGTTCAAAACCGGTATCTAAATTTATATGATAAAATCAGAATCAATCCACTGCCCGCTATTTTCCTAGATGGTATCAACTGGGTGGTTACAAATCATTCTCACTGACCAGCACTGCCTGGCATGTAAAAGACAGGCCTTGAGGAGACAAACATTCAGAAGGCATGATTCTTGCTGTTAGGATCTTAAACTTGTTTGGAGAAAACACATTTATGTAAGTAGAAAATGAAACAGCTGCTACTCTCAGGACACCCATTACTTCAGATTGTACGTCAGTTGTATCTCAACAAGGCATTAAAGAAAACTTAGAACAGtaaaaaaatcacattataaAAGAACATAGGAAGGGCCCACAGTGTGCTAGAGATTAAGACACCAGGGATGGCGATGAAAGGCAGTTCACATACTTAAGACGGGAAAGGATTCCCAGAGATGTTTGACATtaacagataaacagaaaatacagccagtgagaaaagaaggaaaggctTGCAGTCAGAAGGAATGATATATTTAGGGGCAGAACGTGGAACTACGGGATGTGGAGGAATTGCAAGCCATTCCACATGGCTGTCTTCAAGGTGGACACCAGGGAACGCTTAATGTTTAAACAAGAAAGGTGCCAGACCACAAAGGCCTTCATTGCTACGTCGTGGATTCTGAACTGCATCTTAACTAGGAGAAACTTTATCCAAGAGAATGTTACAGGTTAGCTGTTGCAAGAAATGTCACTCTGGTAGGAGCTGGACAGGAAAAGAGCTAGAGGGGAGGCAGAGGCAAGTCACGGGGTGCTGCAGCTGTCCTAGGGATGCAGAAAAAAGGCTAAACAAAGCACTGGAGGTAGGAATGTGGTGTGTGGACACAGGAAGACGGAGTCAAAAGTCTGGCTTGAAGAACTGAGACAGTGACTAGAGAATGAAGCAGACGTCACCTTGGAACATCACATGGAACTGCCAATTAAGCCCGTGGGATAACCGGGTCTCTAGAGATGTTCTCCCCCCTTTATACTGTGAAATTTAAAAACGTAAAagtagaagagaaaaacaaacccgATTTAGCCAACACTCAGCTCAATTAGGAgttcctgctaactgaaaggttggcagttccagtccacccagagctacctcagaagaaaggcctggtgatctactgccaaaaaatcagctactgaaaactctCTGAAGCCCCGGTCTACCCTGACAGACGAGGTCCTCAGGAGCCGCCCGGTCCCACGCCAACACTGTACCTCATCTGTTGCTTCACCGTCCTCTGAAGAACCttcactttcttcctcttctgcaaaatgaaccctttttttccttcccccccCCTTCTCCTGCGCGCCCCTGTCTGCTGCCGCTTCCTCTTCTACACGCTCCTCCTCACTCTGCGCTCCCTCTTCGccctcttcctctccttcctcaaCAGCGTCCTCCTCTTCGTTTCCTTCCTCAGTGTCGCTCTCGGGATCCCTTTCGGGCAGCGGCTGcccagcctcctcctcctcctcactgcTGCTCTCGTAGAAGCCACTGCCGTTCCCAGGTTCCAGGGCTCCCAGGATATAGCCCAGCCCATCGCGAGCGAAGCTCAGCGGCACAGAGCCAGAGCTGCCGTCGCCCTTCTTCTTACGCTTGTTCAAGCCCAGGCGGCGCTCCAGCTTCCGGATCTCTCGGTCCTCTTCCTCGTTGGCCGCCAGCAGCGCCCGTTTCCGAGCCGCGGCGGTGGCGGGCGAGGACGGGGTGGCCTCCCCCGGGGGCCCCCTCGGACCGGCTCGGGCCTTGGGGGCGCCGACCTTCACCTGGGGCGGTCGCAGCTTCTTGGGAGGAGGCCGGGCCCGGCTTGCGGTCGGGGGGGCCCGGCTCGCGGTCGGGGGGACGCTCTCCTCCTGCTTTTCCGGCTGGGGGCCAGTCGATTCTCGGGCCCCGCCGCGGCTTCCTGGGCCCGGACTCTGGGCAGGGCCCGCAGTCCACCGGAACCGGCGCGCTTTCCTCAGGTGTCGCTTCTCCCTCTTCAGCGCCCTGCGGCTGTTCCTCCGCCCCGGGCGGGAGCCTGACGGCCCGCCGCGACCCTCGGCTCGGGACCCCGGCGGCGGCCCCTCACAGGTGGCCCGCACGAACTCCTCCACCGCCAGCGTTAGCCGCTTCAGGGGCCCCTGCCCACCTCCGCCACGGCCGCCGAGCGGCCCGCGCCCGCTCTTGCGCTTCATGGGGGTCTAGCGCGCCCGGCACCCACCCGGGCCCGGCCCTACCACTCACACGTGCACGCCGCCATCTTCCGGGGCCCGTGTTGCCATCCGCTTCCGGCCGGGGCGAGGCGCCGAGTGGGGAAGGGCGCTGTCGAGCGAGGTGCGGGGGTGTGCTGGACACTGCGCCACCTGCTGGCGGGAGGGCGGCAGGGCCCCCAGCCTCTGTGTGATTGCCGCCGCGTGGGACAGGGGAGCAAGTTgtgccagttaaaaaaaaaatgttaatttcatAAGACGGACAAAAATACACTCTCATTTAAAacgttttaaaaaaatcagatcaCGGCAATGGGACCTCTTAACAACATACTCCAAAAGTAACCATACCTATGGGTATGGGGTGAATCTTTTCAGCCCTTTTTGAGTTTACGTGCCTCCGTGTATACCCATCGGAAAAATTAatgttgttttgtgtgtgtattttacatGAGAAATATCCTAGCAAGCTTACTATTCTGTAACTTGCTTTTTTCACCCAACCTCAGGCCTTAGAGATCACTCCATGGTACATTCTAATGACTTCtaccatgtgtctgttagtcctactgtgggggcttgactgttgctatgatactggcaGCTTTGCCAcctgtgtttcaaataccagcagggccaccgttggtggacagatttcagcagagcttccagactaagacagcctaggaagaaagacctggcagtctacttctgaaaaaatcggccagtgaaaaccctatgaatagcagcagaacactgataaagtgccagaaggtgagcccctcagtttggaagacactcaaaatatgaccggggaagagctgcctcctcagagtagagtcaactTCAATGATGTGAGTGGAGTTCAGCTTTgtagaccttcatttgctgatgtggcacaactcaaaatgagaataaacaggtgcaaaatccattaataattggaaagtcaaatgtatgaagtatgaatctaggaaaattggaaatcaacaaaaatgaaatggaaaacataaagatggatatcataggcattggtgagctgaaatggactggtattggccattttggatcagacaatcatatggtctactatgccgggaatgataaATCCCTGCCACTGTATGGCTGCAACCACTCTTGAtctttgcaaaattttacttgcgtgtgatgttaatgatattgctcaataatttccacattcttgtgaccctaataccttgcaacatgttttctccttttcaaaatgggtgattgagCGCTTGACATAGTTAACACCATAATGATACTCTAAGTAAtctgtgagcttttttttttttttttttttggcaccagctgcactggtctctttcctAAGGAATGTGGAGCCCTCTCAGCTCCCGTGACCTTGGTCtctcccttcttctttgttcttttgtgaaatggccttcagcctgcaagacgGCAGCTAGGAAGCCTGCCTGGTGCttttggtctgtaactttctttctcGCTCCTTACttcagagtggacttggcaggccagttccagtagccaagagattcttatgtaatttttttcagcCTGCTACAAACATACAGATTAGGATCCAGATGCCTGAgttgcatatctttagtttaataaagagtttcttgtagttgttttgtgatgtatatgaccatctgtgggctacgtgCTTAAAAACATCAGGTAATCCTTGCCAAAATGACATATAAGCTCTGATATAAAAATTGCTTTTGGGGGTCTCCGTAAAGGACAGCCTGCATTGCTGTCGGGGCCACTCCTTTGGTAtcacctcctaataaactttctctttctgacttgaagtatgtttcattggttcgactgctccagggcacagacgcCAGTTGGGTAACATTCTGTTAAATCCCccttctttgtaatgggcacatatagggatctcttctagtcagttggccaggtaagtgttttctaaattttttggTATGAAGGTACGCTACCAAAGTTTAGTTAAGTAGCACCCTGATGATAGTTATTATTTCCAACATGTGTTAAAAACGATGCTACGATGAATCTCTTTGAACATACAGCACTTTACACTTGGGAGAGTAGTAGCTGAAGAGTATACTTTCCTAGAAATATAATTCCTGAATCCAAGGGTATGCATTTTGTAAATTTGAGAGATATTGCTAAAGGGCTATCCATGGAGATTGTATCAGTGAATGAAAGTTATTTTTATCAAtttgatagaagaaaaaaatacatcattgaattttaatttgcatgtttCTCAATAAAAGTGGAGTTTAGCATTTAATATGCTTTGATCCATTTCTACTTCCTTTCTGCAAAATTTTGGTTCGtaacctttgctcatttttttatgGTTTATAAGTCTTTTTCTTATAGGAGgtcttt is a window of Elephas maximus indicus isolate mEleMax1 chromosome 20, mEleMax1 primary haplotype, whole genome shotgun sequence DNA encoding:
- the NOM1 gene encoding nucleolar MIF4G domain-containing protein 1, which produces MKRKSGRGPLGGRGGGGQGPLKRLTLAVEEFVRATCEGPPPGSRAEGRGGPSGSRPGRRNSRRALKREKRHLRKARRFRWTAGPAQSPGPGSRGGARESTGPQPEKQEESVPPTASRAPPTASRARPPPKKLRPPQVKVGAPKARAGPRGPPGEATPSSPATAAARKRALLAANEEEDREIRKLERRLGLNKRKKKGDGSSGSVPLSFARDGLGYILGALEPGNGSGFYESSSEEEEEAGQPLPERDPESDTEEGNEEEDAVEEGEEEGEEGAQSEEERVEEEAAADRGAQEKGGGRKKRVHFAEEEESEGSSEDGEATDESLCESGQKYIPPPVRRAEEKVDAQKKEELERLKKQVKGLVNRLSEPNMASISGQLEELYMANSRKDMNDTLTGVLMSACVTDVAMPTRLMMEHVLLVSILHHTVGIEVGAHFLEAVVRKFDDVYKNGSEGKECDNLFSILAHLYNFHVVQPLLIFDILKKLIVTFTEKDIELILLMLKTVGFSLRKEDALSLKELIAEAQKKASGAGGRFQDQTRIRFMLETMLALKNNDMRKIPGYDPEPVEKLRKLQRALVRSLGSGTETRLRVSWESVLNAEQVGRWWIIGSSWSGAPMIDSSDKIQQKRFAGTVSSKILDLARKQRMNTDVRRNIFCAIMTSEDFLDAFEKLLKLGLKDQQEREVVHVLVDCCLQEKTYNPFYAFLASKFCEYERRFQMTFQFSIWDKFRDLENLPATNFSNLFHLVAHLLRTKSLPLSILKVVEFSELDKPRVHFLRQVLYMLLMETEVEDLCLIFARVSDNPKLGMLREGLKLFISHFLMKNVQIHRSAEEANLLRERADLATRSLQGKSSLRM